Below is a genomic region from Fusarium oxysporum Fo47 chromosome VIII, complete sequence.
TTCCAGGCCATCTGGGTCCTGCAGTTGTTGATCACAGAACATGGCAAACTGATGGAATACAGCACCTGCTTGCCGACCTtggcctttgcctttgagctccttgagtgCAGGTTCCAGGTAGTTTTTCTGAATGTCATGTGGCTCTTCAAGGCGAGCGACAGAAACCTGATACCCAATCTTCGAAAGCAAGTCAGATCGGCTGACCGGCAGAGTTTGCTTTTTGAGGGAAGCATCTCTATCGATGCCTTGGAGCATACGGATGGATGTGCTCATCTGACCATAATCCCAGAGAGAATTAGCTGTCTCGATGTTGACCGCTGCGTCAACATGAATGTCTAAGGCGGCGCATGTTGGGATGAGCTTGGTGAGCCCTGTGGATATTCTGAGGCTCTCTTGTGTCGCTTGGTGATAACGATAGATCTGAGATGCGGTGATCATTGCTTCTACCTCCATATGCCGTGCAGCAGCCGCGGAAAGCTTGATATTTGTTCGAAGGGTATTCTGCTGACTGACCATGCTCATCGTAGACCCACGGCAAGACAAGATCTGGCTGACACTACCGTACCTAATGATGATTAATAGCATGCTCTACGAATAATAACGGATACTCACAGTCCGCTCCGCATCCAATCGCTTCGAGTTTTGAATTTTTCGATGAGACCATCCATCTCTGCAGTGTCAGAAACCCCTATCACGTCATCAAGTTCTGTTAAGGATGCCAAAGCTCCAAGTCTTTTTCTCAATGAAGTTGCGTTCAGGTCGAGGGcggccaagcttctcatcgTGCGACTGAAGCCCTCATGCACAGCTGTTCGGACATTCGCAATATCGGCTGCCTGAGAAATACTTTGATACGCTTTGTATACTGTGACCGCGTGATGATCACTTGAGGGAGCAGGGAGGTTCCAAATCCCTAATTTCCTAGCAGTATTGAAAGTGTCCTCGAGAGCAGCCGGGGATGACTCAATGTTTTGTTGTgtctgaagaagagagttcGAGAGTCCTGACAACCCAAGTGTACCCAGGGCTCTGACTAAAGCTTGTTCGTCTGACTGAGCCATTGGATCTCCGTAAAATATATGGTTGTCGTACATGGCGCCTCGGAATGCAAGACTTCTGGGACCATCATTCTCATATTCTACGCGAGCGACAACCTTAGAAAGGCTGGGTTCTTCGGGTAGCCCATAGTATGCATCTGGATCATCGATGTTTTCAAAGATCGTAAGGAGAGTGTCGCTCATATCCACCTCCTTTGCGGCCGAGGACCTTCTTGAGGACCGCGAGGTTTCAGGAGTAACATACTCAGCGAAAAGCAAAGCGGTCTTATACATGCCGCATCGCGACGCCGTTGATGCAACCATCGCGGAATCCACCTCGAGCCAATACGATCGGTCAGCTATTGAAGATTCTTTGGGGTACTGCTGTGTCCTGAGATACAGAAGCATGTTGATGAGTAGCTTTAGATTTTCTTTGGCTTTAGGATCAGTGCATTTCAGCCAGCTCTTGATCGCCACAGAAAATGGGCGCTTGGGGGAGTGTTGCTGATTTATCGGAAAGTAGAGCGCAAGATGAGCAACGAAGGGAAACGCGCTCTCCGCAAAGTGCTCAACCCTGGCGAGAATAGGGGCCAGGACTGAGAGAATGATTGACTCTGGAACACATTGGGCAAGGTGTGCGCTCAGGCTCGGGAGCCATTCTTTCGAAGTGATTTCCACAGACCACACGTCCTGCTGATctggtgaagaaggaggagtaACAGGGGCTTTGTCAGACGGGGGAGATCTGTGCGAGCCCCATTGGGAAGTTATTAAAAGAGACTCTGTTAGACTCTTCTGACAAGCTACAGTTAGTGGTTCATCCTCAAGTATAGCGGCATCTGAGACAATGGATCGTAGAGCAGCTTCGGCAAGACCAGCAGTAACAGAATCGGGATTTGAGGTGAGGTCCTGAAGCAGGTAAAGTATTCCCATCTCTGAGCCATTTGATCCTGGAGCTATTTGTTGGTAGCGAGTAAGATGTGATTCGCGTAGAATATTGACTGGAATCTCTCCGGAAGCCGAAAAGGCTCGCCCAACAACTCGTCCTGCCCATGCTAGATACTCTTCGCTCAGATTTTCTGCATCGCAGCTCTTCCATACAGCCGTAGAATGCTTTACAGCATCATGGTCAGATTCGATGATGTCGTCCTTGATTGACGCAGGAATGCTAAAGTCGCCACAAAGAAGACCGAGAGCTAGCTGCCGAGAAGAatcgttgagaagctggtgATCTGCGCCACCGTCGTCTAAGATATCCAGCAATAGTTTGCTCTCCGCAGTGCCTCTTTCAGCATTTCCAGAAGATCGAATGCGAGCAGCAGACTGTGTTATGGACTTGAAGGCACTTCTTTGCGCAAGATCCTTAAACATTGGCGAGTCATACTCCTCGAGGTACTTGCTGAACCATCCATGGAACTTTTCTGCTTTGCTCATAGTTGCTTTGAACTGACTCTCCTGGGTAGTGCTCGACTGACTTGATTCCAGGAAGACTCGGAGCGACGCGAGGGTCGACAGGGCATAACCAGCGAGAAATGATGGCACGTTGCTGAGATGCTTGGCACCTTGGCCCAGGAGATACTGGCTAATTCCGAGTGCGTCATCTGCACACTCCGAGTCCGTGATAAACTTACGGGTTGCGTTCAGGAGCATTTCCAGGGGATAAGAGTCCCAAGAGACTGGCCCAGCAAGGGAAATTAAGACTCGAACCTTTCGAAGAACAGAGCATGCATGCAGGGGACCTAAAGCTGGATGCACCGTATTGAGAAGCTTTCGAGCGATCGAGACAACCACAGGTGGCGTCCATAGGTCGCTAAATTGGAACTCCGTGTTTTGGCAGAGCCTGTGAAGTTCATGGATGAGATATTTAGCCTTGAACATTGGCTGTTGGTTCGCTGGCAGCTCAGCAGGTGAATGAGAAATGGCTTTCACAGCATCCATGATCTCGCCAGCGTAGTCAAGCTTGTACCTGGCAAACACCCTCTCTAGAGAATTTTCTTGGTCGATGAGGTCAAAGAAGAGGGCCGCTATATCAACAAGGTTGATGTAAATAGAGTCCATATACACTTGACTTCCGAGCAACTTTTTGATATGTGCCTCGCCTCGCTCCTTGTCCTCGCCCCCATTGGAGTCACCAAAGATCATGCTATATGCAATGGCGGTAGTGAAATTTTGACGAACGAGGTCGCTTTCAGAATTTCCTAGGTTGCGGCACACCTCTGCAAATGCCTCGTCTTGTCCTCTCATTACTGTCAAGCCAATGGCTTCGGACTGGGCTGACTTGAGGAGATCTTCGAGTGTCGCGAAGCCAAAGATGGAGAACGGGATATCCTCAATCGGATCACGTTCCAACCAGGTATACAAGAGTTGGCGGGAGAACAGGCGGAACAAGGCTTTTGGTGATTCCAATTTCAGCGTGTTTGACACATTGATCAAGCATCGAGTTGCATAATGAGTTGAGTCCAATATCTTTCCTGGAGTTTCAAAAATGTGATATGTGCATCTCCGAAGCAATGTCGACCATCGGCAAGCGAGATTTGACAAGACTAGCAAGCGGAATGCGATGCCAGTAGTATCGAGAGGGTTGGTTGGTAAACTGTCCAGCACATCCACAAAAACTTCATCGTGAAGCTTGAGAACAAAAAGATCGAAAACGCTAGCGATCTTCCGGGAGATGGCGAATTTGACCAACATCGGACCTTTCTTCAGGATGTAAAGTAAACATGTTCGAGGCGAATCAAGGCCTTGATCTTTGCCATACTCTGTGTTGGTTCGGAGCAGGGTAAACAATAATCGAACCATAGATGTTTGGGCCCTTGGCGAGAATATGTTTGATGTGAGACAGACTTTGATGAAGTGATAATAAAGATCACCCACTCGGTCTGAAAGATGTCGTTTATCGTTCAGCCAAATGGGGTGAAGCCCATCAATCACTCCAATACAGGTGCTTAACACAACTTCGGCACACTGATAATCAGGCTGACCAATATACTCCCCAAGTCTTTCGATGATAGCAAGCGCGTTGTCTGGGGTAACAACGAGATCAGAGGTAAAAATGTCTAATAGCAGGTTTTGACACATGAGTAAATCATCGTCCGGCAAGTTGATGAGATGTTCCACGTAGATATCAGGGATGAGGCCCATTTGCCCAATGTCGTCATTTATTATAGACAAGAAATGCAGCCGCGTCCTCGTTTCTGTATAGAAAGCCTGCGTATCTAACTTCATCTGAATGTTGAACCGTGGGACTACCATTGGCGCATGAATCGAACTTGCTCTGCTACTTTGTGAGTCAAAGTCCTCGTCAATGTCCATTAGGTCGATGCTGTTGTCATGATGCGTCTGGTCCTTTTGTTCTCCAAGTGAGCTCCACACTCGAGAGAAGAATTGCAGAAGGCCAGGGTTGTTTGTAAGAGCCCTGTTGAGGCTTGTCGTATTTAAATCAGGCATAATGGGCCGGACGGCTCGCAGGATTGAATCGACAAACGCATTGGGCTCAACGGACGTCAAGGCGGAGTTCATTCCTTTCTCTAGAATTTCTTTGAGAGTTGACTCAACAGACGAAGACTGAGTCGAGTTGATATCGCCAAATAATGGTAGCAACAATGTGCCCGCCAAACAGGCTGATACAAGACTTTGGAAGCGATCAAAAGAGATTTGTATACCGCCTTcattcatcttctttgtccaCGACGTACAAAGCTCCATCAGTTCACCCAACTTAGGGTAAAAGAGTTCGAGGGTGAGTTTCTGAGAAGCATAACGTGTGTTGGCATCCGCCAATGGTGGTGAGTTTGTGGGCTTTGCAAAGCTGCAACTCCCGGCTGTTGCGGGATTGTTAGATACATCTTCCGATAGGAGTATGTACCGTATGAAGGACTCAATCTCTTTGAATGAACTCCAGGTCTCTGTCAATGGGCCTCCTGGAGCTGCCGGGTGGGAGGTCAACTCCAGAGTTGTTGTTCCGCAGCATGTTCGAATGAGGTTCACCAAGTGAATTGGCTGAACGTGTAAGGAGTTATATGATGCGAAAGCAGATTCATCTACGGGGCGTTAGAATGTATTTGAGTTCGGGACAACAAACTCACTTGGGTTCCATCTTAAAAATACCCATCGAATGATATGATGACATGTACTTTGGCTTGCGCTCGGGACTTTCGCGTTCCGTAGATTAAGAACATGGAACATCAAGCTGATAGAGGCATCACTCAAGGTGCTAGGTCCACTGACATCGGCAGTTGTAACCATGTTGTTAATGTCCTGCGAAATGGTGTGATAAGGGAGGACATCTGCTTCAAGGAGCTGGTGTAGAAGCACAGCGGCCGCTCGGCTCGTTCCTGGCAGACTGACAGCTCGTATGGCGAACCGCCAGAGCTGATGCCACACGTCCACCTGATCATGGCAGCCTTTCGAGTAAGCAATACAGCTGATGATGTTAGCAATATGTCCTGTCGGGATAGTGCCCAGCGAACGGGTGACCTTACCTTGCAGAAGCAATGAGGGCCCAAGAAGCTGTAACCGGGTTCTTGTCATTCGCCAATGATATCAAATCTGGCAATAAGTCGAGAAGTTCTTCACGGCTTAATGAATTATGAGCTAAAAGAAATGGGATCAACTGCAGGGCAGTCCTGCAGATTGAGACATCGACAGCCTTCAGCTTGAGCCGGATGCGACTCGAATTATCTTGACGAGTTCGCTGTCTTTTGCGCGGTTGCTCATCTTGTTCACCATTATCATCTCCCTGTCTTTTCAGACGAGGCAGTGCCATGATGCCTTCGAGGAATGCCAGGTTTTGGACGATAGCCCAATGTCCCTCGCCATAAACATTATGTGGCCGGAGGCCAAAAACATCCAGTTGTAGGCCATATGTGGGTAACGAGGATAAGGCAAATGTGATGTCGCTCATTTGGAGGCGGAATGCTTCACCACGCCTTGAGTATTCAGACCAGATGTTCTCTACCAAAtcttccaagtccaagcgTATGGTTTCATCCGACGACCTGAGAGCCAAGTGCTCTATGTGAAGGTGTGTCAAGAGTATACTTCTAGAAATCTCTATTCTTAACGCGCGGATGACTTCATCCTGAGATACCTTCTCTGATCTCCACCAGTAGCTCATGAGCGGCACCAGTGTTTGCACCAGAGAGCTGGCGTGCTCCAAATCATCAGCATGAGTAGCAGAGAAAATAGTATTGATGATGGCGAATGCCAGAGTCTGCAAAGAGCCAAGACTGACTTGCTTGAGGCTCAAGACTCTGAGAACTACTGGCGTGATATCCTTGAACTGCCGAAGTAGGGGTGCATTCccgccaacaacaagataGTACAGTCCTTCTAAGACATCTTTCAGTAAGCCACCCTCACCAGGGGCAACTCGTCTCTGACTTTGGGTGGATGGAGTTGATCGTCCGCCAGATCGACCATAGCCTGCTGATCCTGGAGCTGGTGATGATCGAACCAAAGCCGGAGACGCTCGGGCCAATGCGAGGGTCGAAACATCTCCTTCGTTAGGAAGCAAGAACTGAGCAACACTGAGGAAGAACCCAACACAGAGCTCCCAGGGATGGCCTTCCTTCCTGGCGAGAATCTCTACGTGAGCCGGCCTGGAAAGCACCTCGGTCAAAGCTTTGATGTAGTCCTGGAGTAAAGGAGGCACGAAATCGCCATTAGGCCCCGGAAGAACTTGAGTGATGTGGTCCACGATGGCGAGAAGTGTCTTTCGTCCAATCTTTGGGTTACCACGTCCCACTGTCATGCGTACGGCATCAGCACATTTTGACAGCCGAGAGGTCGTGGCATTTATTGTTGTTTGAGATTTCTTCTTGTCATAGAAAATAGGTTTCTCCCGAAGGACAAAACTGAAAATAGCTTCAAATATCTCATGGTAACTCTTGTCACCGAGGTCGGAGCTTGTACTTGTTAGAGAGGTCGAAAGGGGGTTGCTCTGTGCTTACAGATTTGTAGCTCGATTCCGTGGATTGAGAAGATGCGCCAGTTCTAAGATGAATGTAAGCTCTCCGAGTCTAGAAATACCAAAGGCAGATATACCGTCTACAGCTTTTTCTCTATCTCTGACTGAGCCGGCCTTCACATCACCTAGAATCGGTCATGTTAGTAGTTGCAACCATTAAGAGAGCATCAGTATCCATAGGTTACGAACGCGCTAGATTCATAACATTAAATCCATGAGACGAAGCCATAATGAGCGGGAGTAAATATGACCGCCACAAAgacttcttcctccttcattGAAATATCAAATCGTCATCGGAGCTAAAGACGAGGTGAAATATACAGGTGGTGCACAAATCCGCCAGAAAGCGCGACTGAAGATTGTGCCTGCTGTACGTATTATGCAGATATCCGATGGTCTAAGCTCGTTTGCTCGACAGACAAGGGACAGTGGAGGCCAGTAATGTTTGAAGGTTCTGAGTACCTTGGGTACTTATGAATagaacaaggagaagaaaacCACGGGATAAACTGAAGTAGCGAATGACTATTGGGAGAAGAATCGTAAGAAAGTTGCAAACAGGAGCGCTTCTTTGAATGGGTAATAAGCTACAGCTACAGAAAATAGGCACCCCTCAACATCATAGGTACCCATGGATGCTTTATACCGACCTACCTTGGCTAGAGTGTCATGGTTCAGAAATGCTCTATGCTTATCCATAGCTGTTAATTTGGTTTCTTGGTGGCAAGACTACCCACATATATCATGCCTAtctttaacttataaaatgACAATATGATTATCTAATGTTGACTCTGTTGCTGTTCTTACTGGAGGTCATAAATCATTGAGAGACGATTGCAAGGCCTAAGGTGTGcctattttttttttttttttgcgGCATACCTGAGAGCTCCCGGAGCTGGCTAGGCGGCAGAAAGCTGCTCACCGCCTAAACCATTAAGAAGCCAACCAATCAAATAGCTCGATGAGCTCACCTACTGGGGAAGTCAACAAGGCTCAATGTGAAGAATCTCAAAACCGCGACCACTAACAACCATCGACAAAAAGATTCAACATTTGCGACACGTTACGCACCACGGTGCAAATCTCGCAGCTTGTATTCTACACTCGCTGTCGCCTTTTTGATCAACATGCGACAGTATTGAACCATAAAAATGGCCGAGATCACCGCTTTAGATGCCCTCCAAGCTTTCCATCAAGGGCTTCTATCATTACGCGAAGGTCGCGTTGAAGGCGCAGAGGCACTGGGCAACGAATTTCTCGTCCAGGTCTTTGAGACAGAACTAGGGAAGTTATGGGATAAACCAGCAAGGAAAGGGGACAATAGAAATGCTGTCAAGTCTGGTAAGGTGTTTGTTGGCGCAACTCAAGGTTCTCTCTCATCTAACTGATTACACAGGCAAGGTTGTCATTGACGGTGACGAATACTCAATAAACGACAACTTCCAGCAAGACGTTCTCACCTTTTCTGACGAAGTAGAACTCGACGAGCTCGAATCTACCCGGTGTTTGCTTGAATCCCAAGAGGACCCCGACACGCTGGGCCGATCCCTTCTCGAATGTGCCATTATCCGATTCCACCAGCAGCGCAAATACGTTTTGGACATTGTTAGACTTCTCCTCGAGCTAGAAGGCCTCGACGATGATCTCGCCGACACCGAAGCTCTCGAGAGCGTTAAGCTCTACGTGGCAGAGCGTTTGCTTCAGCCAAGCATGGGGGCAGATGCAACAAAACGGATAGTACCTAGGTGCATGGCTTCCATGAAGGAGATTAAGGTCTGGCTTCAGAAGATAGGAGACAAAATCGCTGCTGCCCAGACTCTTGGTCAAACTACAACGGGGGGTATCTCTGAACAAATGGAAACTATCGAGTTTTCCAGAGTCAGCTTGATGCAACAACACGAGCTACTGGGTGTCATCCTCTGCCGGAGTATTGAAATGAGACAAGGGTCAACACAAGACTTTCTTGATTTCGTTTCGGTTCTCCAGAAAGTTGATAGGTATGATGCTCTGCTGGTCCACCTTATACCATCAATTGGAGCATACATCTCGGTGTTCGGGTCTGCGGAAGGAGGATATGACCTCATCAAGGCTCGTGAGTTGAATGGCAAACTCTTTCCTGCGGATAGTCCTCTGTGGCCTCTATCTCAGCTACAAGCTGCTTTCCGTGCTTGGTGGCTCGCCGAGTATAGTGGTTTTTACGTGGATGATCCTCCAGAGGCTGCAATACCCCCCAACACCGACTTGGATGAGGAGGATCGACAACGATCAAAAGCTTTCCTGGAGTCTTTGAAGGATGGATCCTTTGActttcttctctccatcGCTGCTGATGTTAAGTCTCCTGATTGGCACGACCCTGTGAGAGCAGGCATGCGCAAATGGCTCCAGCGAAAGTCTCCTGCACTAGCACCAGATGCGATACCGTTCGCCGACTTCTTCCAATTGACTCTGATGCTCCAGCTTGAAGTATTTGTCGATGGCTTTATCTCTAACCTTCCCGATGTGCTACGAAAGCTTCGtgtggaggaggatgagcaACGCCAATCCAGCCAGACTCACGAGCAGGATCTGGATCTCGAAAGATTCTTGTTGGTCATTGCGTACGCTTACGAGGGCCGACCCGATGCTGCTATGAATTTTTGGTCCGATCCCGACAGTAACCTGGCTGGCTTCATGCATTGGGCTTCTCGTAGAGCGTCAACGCCTCTGGTAACAGCTTTCTGCGAGATGCTTCAGGCTATTTCGGAAAATGAGGAGTGCGCTTCTGCCGCACACGAGTTCTTGATGGATGAGGGCCATCATTCATCCGGGAAGATGAGAAAATCGCAGTCTTTAACATGGGCACAAATCTTCAGGGAGCTagacttcttctctgccaAGATAAGGCAGAAGCCAACACCGCCCCAGACAATTCGTTATCGAAATGAAAAGATGAGCAGTGATCAAGCAGAGACCGAACCAGAATCGGCCATGATGCTTGAATGCTACCTTCGATTAATGTCAAAGCTGGCCAGCGAAAGCGAGACAACTAGACAGTTTCTCCTTCACAACCCCAACTATAGCCTGGTTGAAACATTGTATGAACTCGCAAGCAGTCCCATTCCCCCGCGTCTACGCGGCTGTACCTTCATGGCTCTACGAGCTTTGATGGCACGAAAGTCGCTTCAGGAGGGCATTCTTATGTGGAATTGCCTTGATACCTGGATCACAGGAGGGTACGCTTCTCATCCAATCACTCGCCAAGCTCAGCAATCACCAATTGTCTCTATGGACCGTATCTTTGATGAAATTAGCAATGGTTTTGAGGACCCTGAGTCTTTCATTCAACTCCTACTTTCTCTTATATCTCCAGCCATCGATAGCAGTCCCCTCAATGACGGATTGCCGTTCCCTGAGAATCTCGGTTCAGCTTCCCGCATGCCTGGTATCGAGGTTTATGTCGACTTCGTGATGGGACTGGTTTTTGCTACCAAGGCAAATGACCTTCAAGATGTGAACCAAACTCGCGTTCTTCGCCTTAGCTGCCTAGAGTTTATCTTGGTCTGCCTCAACACATTCAACGAGGATCTTATTATCATGGCTAATGAAACAAACATCAACGTCGATGGAGTTATCGC
It encodes:
- a CDS encoding Cullin family-domain-containing protein; this translates as MASSHGFNVMNLARDVKAGSVRDREKAVDGISAFGISRLGELTFILELAHLLNPRNRATNLSDLGDKSYHEIFEAIFSFVLREKPIFYDKKKSQTTINATTSRLSKCADAVRMTVGRGNPKIGRKTLLAIVDHITQVLPGPNGDFVPPLLQDYIKALTEVLSRPAHVEILARKEGHPWELCVGFFLSVAQFLLPNEGDVSTLALARASPALVRSSPAPGSAGYGRSGGRSTPSTQSQRRVAPGEGGLLKDVLEGLYYLVVGGNAPLLRQFKDITPVVLRVLSLKQVSLGSLQTLAFAIINTIFSATHADDLEHASSLVQTLVPLMSYWWRSEKVSQDEVIRALRIEISRSILLTHLHIEHLALRSSDETIRLDLEDLVENIWSEYSRRGEAFRLQMSDITFALSSLPTYGLQLDVFGLRPHNVYGEGHWAIVQNLAFLEGIMALPRLKRQGDDNGEQDEQPRKRQRTRQDNSSRIRLKLKAVDVSICRTALQLIPFLLAHNSLSREELLDLLPDLISLANDKNPVTASWALIASASCIAYSKGCHDQVDVWHQLWRFAIRAVSLPGTSRAAAVLLHQLLEADVLPYHTISQDINNMVTTADVSGPSTLSDASISLMFHVLNLRNAKVPSASQSTCHHIIRWVFLRWNPNESAFASYNSLHVQPIHLVNLIRTCCGTTTLELTSHPAAPGGPLTETWSSFKEIESFIRYILLSEDVSNNPATAGSCSFAKPTNSPPLADANTRYASQKLTLELFYPKLGELMELCTSWTKKMNEGGIQISFDRFQSLVSACLAGTLLLPLFGDINSTQSSSVESTLKEILEKGMNSALTSVEPNAFVDSILRAVRPIMPDLNTTSLNRALTNNPGLLQFFSRVWSSLGEQKDQTHHDNSIDLMDIDEDFDSQSSRASSIHAPMVVPRFNIQMKLDTQAFYTETRTRLHFLSIINDDIGQMGLIPDIYVEHLINLPDDDLLMCQNLLLDIFTSDLVVTPDNALAIIERLGEYIGQPDYQCAEVVLSTCIGVIDGLHPIWLNDKRHLSDRVGDLYYHFIKVCLTSNIFSPRAQTSMVRLLFTLLRTNTEYGKDQGLDSPRTCLLYILKKGPMLVKFAISRKIASVFDLFVLKLHDEVFVDVLDSLPTNPLDTTGIAFRLLVLSNLACRWSTLLRRCTYHIFETPGKILDSTHYATRCLINVSNTLKLESPKALFRLFSRQLLYTWLERDPIEDIPFSIFGFATLEDLLKSAQSEAIGLTVMRGQDEAFAEVCRNLGNSESDLVRQNFTTAIAYSMIFGDSNGGEDKERGEAHIKKLLGSQVYMDSIYINLVDIAALFFDLIDQENSLERVFARYKLDYAGEIMDAVKAISHSPAELPANQQPMFKAKYLIHELHRLCQNTEFQFSDLWTPPVVVSIARKLLNTVHPALGPLHACSVLRKVRVLISLAGPVSWDSYPLEMLLNATRKFITDSECADDALGISQYLLGQGAKHLSNVPSFLAGYALSTLASLRVFLESSQSSTTQESQFKATMSKAEKFHGWFSKYLEEYDSPMFKDLAQRSAFKSITQSAARIRSSGNAERGTAESKLLLDILDDGGADHQLLNDSSRQLALGLLCGDFSIPASIKDDIIESDHDAVKHSTAVWKSCDAENLSEEYLAWAGRVVGRAFSASGEIPVNILRESHLTRYQQIAPGSNGSEMGILYLLQDLTSNPDSVTAGLAEAALRSIVSDAAILEDEPLTVACQKSLTESLLITSQWGSHRSPPSDKAPVTPPSSPDQQDVWSVEITSKEWLPSLSAHLAQCVPESIILSVLAPILARVEHFAESAFPFVAHLALYFPINQQHSPKRPFSVAIKSWLKCTDPKAKENLKLLINMLLYLRTQQYPKESSIADRSYWLEVDSAMVASTASRCGMYKTALLFAEYVTPETSRSSRRSSAAKEVDMSDTLLTIFENIDDPDAYYGLPEEPSLSKVVARVEYENDGPRSLAFRGAMYDNHIFYGDPMAQSDEQALVRALGTLGLSGLSNSLLQTQQNIESSPAALEDTFNTARKLGIWNLPAPSSDHHAVTVYKAYQSISQAADIANVRTAVHEGFSRTMRSLAALDLNATSLRKRLGALASLTELDDVIGVSDTAEMDGLIEKFKTRSDWMRSGLYGSVSQILSCRGSTMSMVSQQNTLRTNIKLSAAAARHMEVEAMITASQIYRYHQATQESLRISTGLTKLIPTCAALDIHVDAAVNIETANSLWDYGQMSTSIRMLQGIDRDASLKKQTLPVSRSDLLSKIGYQVSVARLEEPHDIQKNYLEPALKELKGKGQGRQAGAVFHQFAMFCDQQLQDPDGLEDLKRLQSLKKAKGDEVSELKTLVSGTKDTQLKTRYSHVLNKEKQWLDLDEQELRRVEQTRSEFVRLSLENYLLSLIASDENNNDALRFTALWLERSEEETTNKAVMRHLSDVPTRKFAGLTNQLTSRLQDQDTSFQKLLLELVYKICVDHPYHGMYQIWSGTKAKAQQKDDVAVLRVRATDRVAKRLAETQSVANIWLSIDKTSKYYHALAMDRNPNRYKSGAKIPLKESSPGHNLINCLIKYRIPSPTMHIELSHTKDYSKVPIISKLEPTMTIASGVSAPKIITAIGSDGVRYKQLVKGGHDDLRQDAIMEQVFSAVSSLLKLHRTTQQRNLGIRTYKVLPLTASSGLIEFVPNTIPLHEFLMPAHERYYPRDLKGSQCRKEIFGVQSRTVETRISTYRKVTEKFHPVMRYFFMEHFMDPDEWFLKRLAYTRSTAAISMLGHVLGLGDRHGHNILLDHKTGEVVHIDLGVAFEAGRILPVPELVPFRLTRDIVDGMGITKTEGVFRRCCEFTLDALREEQYSIMTILDVLRFDPLYTWSISPLRLAKLQKARHNDETPMDDEQSEAETKKGKKAAGHVNEPSEADRALEIVRKKLSKTLSVTATVNKLINQATDERNLAVLYSDGTANVGISHIAQASSGRQLHFNVISHSGKSKLSKRRSSPPLGVSKRARFEMTTAKARGKLPETIDLTQPPSAFKPYAGSKKLVIKNLRAPTSRDTQVAEYYKRTEKELEDSLEAVFAGRTPDVPLERLYRGVEDVCRKGDPAKVYQMLKERIDAHLQRIVLPRIQKNGHASNLDTVKSALAEWKTWNTQTILIRSTFSYLDRTYLLQKNLASINDMAIQQFRKMAFPSQTQAYKTSVGVKLIAGVCDLVENDRRGIDQIEPALLKDSIMMLYVLEVYIKHFEPYFLEQSERYFREFGEAWSTSSLKDYILVCEKLLKKEDYRCIQFNLDSTTEKQLMDSAHTHLITNYSEKLLNGGNLAKLLADREVESMKALYDLLRLSGIQKKMKDPWGDYIQSTGSTIISDKDKGDQMVLRLLELRRSLDLMIRDAFNKDEDFLWGMRDSFGKFMNDRKAASCWDTGTSKIGEMIAKYIDMLLRGGLKSLPKELLSDVKDRATAEKEGQASTGDEDAELDRQLDQALELFRFIEGKDAFEAFYKKDLARRLLMGRSASQDAERNMLTKLRGECGANFTHNLEQMFKDQELAKDEMESFKQWCQGSAERKNPLDLSVMILSAAAWPTYPDVRLNLPDEVATQIERFDKYYKNKHTGRALTWKHSLAHCSLKGIFAKGPKELLVSAYQAVVLMMFNSVPADGFLAYEQIATGTGLSGGDLDRTLQSLACGKARVLTKHPKGRDVKPTDTFTFNKTFTDPKYRVKINQIQLKETKEENKATHERIAQDRRFETQAAIVRIMKSRKSMGHSDLVAEVINLTKKRGSVEPAAIKKEIERHNMTPPRSKRRKPGIEHRTKRNEARGDHRRQGGSCLQEADDW